Part of the Intestinibacillus sp. Marseille-P6563 genome is shown below.
ATGGACTTGTGATGGTCCTGGCCGACCGACTGCAAAATGATGTCCACGTTGATCTTGCGCTTGCTTAAGAGCGAGAAGACGCGGAATGCGACGCCCGGCTCATCGGGCAGGTTGATGATGGCCACGCGGGCACAGTTATTGTCACGGGCAACGCCGCTTACATTCATTTTCTCCATGTTGGAACCCTCCTTGACTTTCGTACCCGGATTGCGGGTAAAGCTGGAGATGACCTCCAGATCGACATTATACTTCTTGGCCATTTCTACCGAACGGTTGTGCAGCACCTGGGCGCCCAGGCTGGCCAGTTCGAGCATTTCATCGTAAGTAATCGCCGACAGCTTGTGGGCGTCGGGCACCAGACGCGGGTCGGCCGTATATACGCCGTCCACGTCGGTGTAGATCTGGCACAGATCGGCATCGAGCGACGCTGCAATGGCAACCGCCGTGGTATCCGAGCCGCCGCGTCCCAGGGTGGTGATGTCGTCCTGCTTGTTGATGCCCTGGAAGCCGGCCACGATGACGATACGGTTGCGGTCGAGTTCCGAGCGGATGCGCTCTGCCGTGACTTTGCGGATGCGCGCTTCCGAATAGTTGATGTCGGTCTCCACACCGGCCTGCCAGCCGGTCAGCGAGATGACCGGGTAGCCCATCTTCTGGATGGCCATCGCCAACAGCGACATGGAGATCATTTCGCCGGTGGACAGCAGCACATCCATCTCGCGCTTGGACGGACGGTCGTTGATCTCGGCCGCCTTGGCAATGAGGTCGTCGGTCGTGTCGCCCTGGGCGGAAACCACGACAACCACCTGGTTGCCTTCCTTGTAAGCCGAGGTTGCAATATCGGCCACATTGAAAATGCGTTCGGTGTTGGCAACCGAGGTGCCGCCGAACTTCTGAACAATCAGACTCATGGTTCTTGTTTTCCTCCTTATATCCCCTCACCGGGGAAAACGCGCCGCGCGCGCTGTGTTCTCTTGCTTATGATACCGTGCGGACGACTGCCCCGACCTCGTCGCACACCAGCCGGATGGGCTTCCAATGCGGGAAGTTCTGTTCGCAGTACATCTGCGCCCGGGACAGGTAGGTCTTGTCGTGCGAGGCGACCACCGCGATGATGGACGGCCCGGCGCCCGAGATGAACGCGCCCAGCGCGCCCATGGCCTTGGCTGCGTGCATGACCTCGCGCCCATCCGGGATGAGATCAAAGCGGTAGGGCTGGTGCAAGCAGTCGCCCATGGCGACGCCCAGGTTTTCCAGCTTGCCGGTGGTCAGCGAGCCAGCCAGCAGGGCCGCACGCGCCAGATTAAAGACCGCGTCATGGTGGTGAATGGTCTGCGGCAAGGCCGCACGTGCCTTTTCGGTGGACAGTTCAAAGTCCGGGATAAAGGTGATGAAATCCACCTGCCCATTCATGGGCACGCGCACGCTCCACACCTTGCCGTATTCGAGCAGCGCCACGCAGAAGCCGCCCAAAATGGCGGGCGTGGAGTTGTCCGGATGGCCTTCGATGGAGGCGGCCAAATCGATGATGTTCTCCCGGTCGAGCGGATTGCCCAGAAGGGCGTTTGCGCCCAGGATACCCGCGACCGTGCAGGCCGAGGACGAACCTAAACCGCGTGTCTGCGGGATGTCGCACTGCTCGACGATTTTCAGACCCTTGAGGGGCTTGCCGCAGATGTCGTACACCTTTTTGGCACACTGATAGATGAGATTGCTCTCATCGGTCGGGATGGATGCGCCCGCCACATCGGAAATATCGATGTGGTCGGACTCTTCCATCTGAATCACATTATACAAATCAAGCGCAATGCCGATCGAGTCGTAACCCGAGCCCATATTGGCGCTTGTCGCAGGGACCTTTACTTCAATCATTCTATTCTCCCAGATTATAAAACGCGCATCATCGCCGCTGCATCGGCAAATTTGGTCTGCGCTTCGTCGGTGGTCATCGGACCGGTGATCTCGGCGGCCTGGCCGTCCTTGCGGACATACCACTTGCTCTCCAGCGTACCCAGCGGGCGCAGCAGATGCTTGGAACCGTCGCCCCATTCGACCGGGCGGCGCTTTTCACGGTGCGCCATGGCGTCCATCATGTCGGCAACCACAGCCGAAGCGGTCGCGAGCTTGCCCGCGCCCTTGCCGTAGAACATGACATCGCCGGTCGCATTGCCATCGATCATAATGGCATTAAAGACATCCTCAACCGCTGCCAGCGGATGCTCCTTCGGGATGAGGTGCGGCGCAACGTAAGCGTACGCCGTGCCGTCGTCGCAGCGAACCGCGCGGCCGATGAGCTTGATCACATAGCCCAGCTTGCCAGCTTCCTCAACGTCCTGGAGGGTGATCTTGGTGATGCCTTCGCACGAAACTTCATTCGGGTCAAACTTGTCGCCAAACGCCAGGTCGGACAGGATGCTGATCTTGCGGCAGGCGTCATGGCCTTCGATGTCTGCGGTCGGGTCCTTTTCGGCGTAGCCGTTGGCCTGTGCCTGCTTGAGGGCATCCTCAAAGGACACGCCCTTGTGGATCATTTCGGACAGGATATAGTTGGTCGTACCGTTCAGAATGCCGCGGATCTCCAGGATCTCATTGGCCGCCAGGCACTGGAGCATGGGACGGATGACCGGGATGCCGCCGCCGACCGAGGCTTCAAACAGGTAATTTACGTTCTTTTCCTTGGCAATTTGCAGCAGTTCTTCGCCGCGGGTGGCCACCAGTTCCTTGTTGGAGGTGCACACGCTCTTACCGGCCAGCAGGCAGCGCTTGGTAAATTCATACGCCGCGCCGACGCCGCCCATGACCTCAGCGACCACGGTCACCTCGGGATCGTTTTCGATCACCGAAAAGTCGGATACAAATTTATGGCCATACGGCAGATGCGAGAAATCGCGCAGGTCGAGCACATACTTGACCTCCACCGGTTCGCCGACCGCACGCGCGATGCGCTCTGCGTTCATATCAAAAACTTCATAGACGCCGGAACCGACCGTGCCGTGCCCCAGAACTGCTACTTTCACCATGTTGTTTTCCCTCCTGAAAATTTATTCGCTGGCTAAAATCACAACCCGGAACACGCCGTCCAGCGCCTGCGCGCGTTCCATCAAAGATTCTACGGTGCATTTCATCTCAGCGGTGCGCGCTGCGATGGTCACGGCCGCCTGTCCGCCGATCGGGATGGACTGGTTGATGGTCAGCACATTGGCGCCCACTCGGGCAAACAGCCCCAGGATGTTGGACAAAACGCCCGGCCGATCGACCAGCATCAGATGAAAATTGATCGTGCGGTTGTGTGCCGCTTCATAGAACGGGCGGATGCCGTCCTTGTATTTGTAATACGCGCTGCGGGAAAGACCCACACTTTGCGCCGCTTCGCTTGCGGTTTTGACCCGTCCGGTATGTAAGGCCGCGTTGGCCTTGACCACCTTTCGGAAAACCTCGGGCAGAAGCGTGCGTTCGACGAGATAATATTTGGTATCTGTATCCATGTTCCTTCTGTCCTCCTGACAAATACAGATGTCTTTCAAGCTTTATTATCGTATCATAGCGCCGCGCGCTTTGCAAGAGTGAATTTGTGAAAAATTGACTCTTTTTGCCTGCTGCCTTTGTGCAGCCTATGGGGAAAACCGCGGCAGTATGGTTGCCGGACCGCAGGAAGTGTGATACAATATACCAAATATGGCGCAAAACAAATTCCCTGTTTTTCCCTTTGGCTGCCAGCCGACGGATGTGCTCCATTCCACACCGTCCTGCGCACCTTTGCAAGACAGGGTTCTCCGCCTCGCGGACAATGCGCCGAAAGTTTCAGAAGAAGAAAATGTGGAGGAAATCATGAACCATTCACCGCAAAACGGAACCTTTTCCAGCAAGCTGGGGTTCGTCCTGGCCGCCGTAGGTTCTGCGGTCGGCATGGGGAACATTTGGATGTTCCCGTATCGTACCGGCCAATATGGGGGCGCGGCGTTTCTCATCCCGTACTGCCTGTTTGTTGTTTTATTCGGTATCATCGGCCTGTCGGGTGAATTTGCCTTCGGCCGTTTGACCGGCACCGGACCGATCGGCTCTTACGACCATGCGTTGCGTTCGCGCGGCAAAAAAGGCGGCGCGATCCTGGGCGCCATCCCGCTGTTCGGCTCGCTTGGCATTGCCATCGGTTATTCGGTCATTGTCGGCTGGGTGCTGCGCACGCTGGTCGGTGCTGCGTCCGGTTCTCTGATGCAGACCGAACCCGAAACGTTTTTTGCCCAGATGACCGGCGCGTTTGGCAGCATCCCGTGGCATCTGGCTGTCATTTTGATCACGATTCTGGTGCTCATCGGCGGCATTTCCTCGGGCATCGAAAAGGTCAACAAAATCATGATGCCGACCTTTTTCGTGCTGTTTGTCGTCATTGCTGTGCGCGTGGCCTTCCTGCCGGGCGCGCTCGACGGCTATCAGTATCTGCTCGTGCCGCGCTGGGAATATCTCGCCAATGTCGACACCTGGATCATGGCCATGGGTCAGGCGTTCTTCTCGCTGTCGGTCACCGGTTCGGGCATGATCATTTACGGCTCTTACCTGAGCAAAAAGGAAAACATCCTGCATTCGGCTGGCATGACCGCTCTGCTGGACACCTGCGCGGCCATGATCGCTGGCTTTGCCATCATTCCGGCGGTGTTCGCTTTTGGGCTCGACCCGCAGTCCGGTCCGCCGCTGATGTTCCACACCCTGCCGCGCGTCTTTCAGCAGATGCCGGCCGGCCGGTTGTTTGCCGTTTTGTTCTTCCTGTCCGTGCTGTTTGCCGGCATCACCTCGCTGGCCAACATGTTTGAAGTCTGTGCCGAAGCTGCCCAGCGTCATTTGAAGCTCAAACGGCAATACGCCGTATTGCTCGTTGGTGCGGCTGCATTTGCTGTCGGTCTTTTCATCGAACAGGAAGCCAGCCTCAGCCGCTGGATGGACATCATCACGATTTATGTGGTGCCCATCGGCGCCGTATTGGGCGCGACCATGATTTTCTGGGTGCTGGGACTGAAAGCCATTAAACCCGAACTTCAACTCGGGCGCCAAAAACCGATCGGTAAGGTTTTCGACTTTTTTGCCAAATATATTTATGTTCCTGTGGCGGCACTGGTCGTCATCCTGGGCATTGTCAAGGGCGGGATCGGTTAAATCCTCTTTTCTGGAAAGGAGTTTTTCATGAAGCGAATTTTTAGTGTACTCATGGTGGCCCTGTTACTGCTGACCGGCTGCCAAAAAAACAATATCGAACCTCTGGCGGGTGCATACTTTCTGGAAGGGTCGGATGTCAATGACACCCAAAACATGGCTCCTTTCCTGACGCTGGACAGCGAACAAAAATCATTTATTTTCTTTTATGATACCCTGGCTGCCGGAACGTACACGGTCGATGACGGCATCCTCACCGCGACCGTCCAGGGCAGTCAAAGCGCGTACCGTTTTGAAGTACAGGACGAGCAAACCCTTGCGCTGCTGCTGGACAACGACGAAAAAGCGATTTTCCGTCTGTTGGAAGCTTCCGATGCCGACGCAGACGCTGCAAGCTCATAACGAAAAAAGGAACGGCTCGGCCGTTCCTTTTTTATTCCTCCAGAAAGAAGATACTTTCGACCGGCTGCTCGAGCAGTCGGGCCACCCGCATGGCCAGCGCCAATGTAGGGTCATATTTGTTGTTCTCCATCGCCACAACCGTCTGACGGCTGACGCCGAGCAGCCTTGCGAAATCTTCCTGCCGCAGGCCGCGCGCCTTACGCAGTTCTTTGATATTGTTCTGCATCGTGTCACCACGCCAACACAACAATAACAATCCCTGCGCCCAGCGCTGCAATGACGGCACTGATTCCAACCACGATCAGCAGGGTCTTCCACAGTGGATAGGGATGATACTCCTCATCCCCTACCGTACTGCGATGCCGCAGCACCAGCGTGGCGATGCACTGGGTGAACACTCCGGCCAGCACAGCCAAATTGGTCAGCGGCATGGCTTCCTTTCGGATGAGGACCACGTACAAACCGTAAAGGACCAACAGCCATACGACAACAGCATAGGCCAAAGTCGCTGCCTTGTACTGGATCATACGCTCCATCTCATCCACCTGCCGGACACCCAGCTTTTCGGCCAGAGCAGCCGCTCGCGGCGAAGTGTCTTTCTTCCGCAACCAGCATAGAAAGCCAATCACACCGAACAGCACCACAAACGGAAGCGCCATCAAAACATACAGTTTTCCGTTCATACCGCCTCACCTCATCTCCTGAAATGTTAAATACTTTTTACATTTTGATTGTAACATCGGCTCTGCAAAATGTCAAATTATTTTAACATTTCGGTGCACAAAAAACTCCACGAAAATTCGTGGAGTTTTTTTGATTATTCGGTTTTGTCGTCCTGTGCAGAGGTGTCATCTGCCGTGGACTCAGACTGCGGCTGGTCAACCGGCTGATCGTTGACCCCTGCTGGGGCATGATTCAGCTCTTCCTCGGTGGCTGCCGAGGCGATCTTATCCGGCACTTCTTCGCCGTTGAAGATCTTGACAAAGGTTTCGCCGTCCATGGTTTCGTTGCGCAGCAGATATTCGGCAACATCGTGCAGCTGCTTGTCGTGATCGGTCAGGATCTTGGTGCAGCGGTCATAGGCTTCCTGGATGATGCGGTGTACTTCGGCATCAATTTCGGCGGCCTTGGTTTCCGAATAGCTGTGAGTCGCACCGAAATCACGGCCGATAAAGACCTCACCGCTGTCGCCATAGTCGACCGTACCGATCTTATCACTCATACCGTAGTTGACAACCATCGCCCGGGCCATAGCCGTCGCCTGACGGATGTCGCCCGACGCACCGGTGGTGATCTCGTCAAAGATCAGCTTTTCGGCCACACGGCCGCCCAGTGCGGTGACAATGCTGTCCTCAAAGTACGTCTTGGTTTCCAAGCCGCCTTCTTCCTGCGGACGCCACATGGTAAAGCCACCTGCGCCGCCGCGCGGGATGATGGTGATATAGTGGATCGGGTCGAGCGTACCCATCGCATGATGGGATACGGCATGACCGGCCTCGTGATAGGCCACGATGCGCTTTTTCTTGTCGCTGACCACGCGGCTCTTCTTTTCCGGGCCCATTTCGACCTTGAGCAGCGCGTCCTCGATCTCGTCGTTGGTGATAAGCTTCTTATTGCGGCGGGCTGCCAGCAGAGCGGCCTCATTGAGGAGGTTTTCCAGGTCTGCACCGGTCATACCGACCGTGCCCTTGGCAATCGAGTCAAAGTTGACATCCGGGTCAAACTGCTTGTTGCGCGCATGCACACGCAGGATCTGCTCACGGCCCTTGACATCGGGTGCGCCGACGTAAACCTGGCGGTCAAAACGGCCGGGACGCAGGAGCGCACGGTCGAGGATGTCCGGACGGTTGGTTGCCGCGATGATGATGACGCCTTCGTTTGCGCCAAAGCCGTCCATCTCAACGAGCAACTGGTTCAGGGTTTGTTCGCGTTCGTCATGACCGCCGCCCAAGCCCGCGCCACGCTGGCGGCCGACGGCGTCGATCTCATCGATGAAGACGATCGCCGGCGAATTCTTCTTGGCCTGCTCGAACAGGTCACGCACACGCGATGCACCGACACCGACATACAGTTCAACGAAGTCCGAACCAGAGATGGACAGGAACGGTACACCGGCCTCACCGGCGACCGCCTTGGCGATCAGCGTTTTACCAGTACCCGGAGGGCCGACCAGCAGCACGCCCTTGGGGATACGTGCGCCGATCTGGACGAACTTCTGCGGGTTCTTGAGGAACTCAACGATTTCCTGAAGTTCTGCCTTTTCTTCATCGGCACCGGCCACGTCCTGGAACGTCACCTTGCGTTTGTCATCCTGTGCGAGTTTGGCGCGCGCCCGGCCGAACTGCATCGGTCCGCGTCCGCCGCCCTCCTGCTTGTTCATCATAAAGTACCAGAACAAGCCCATGAGCACGATGATGATGACATACGGCACCATGCCCATCCACCACGGGATTTCACGGGTGGTGTAGTCGATCTTTTTGAGGGTACCGTCCTGCTGCTGCTCGAGGATGGTATCACCCAGGTCATAATAGAACCAGTTGAGGTCTGCGATGGTATACTGGATCTTCTGACCATTTTTGAGCGTTGCATGCAGTACGTTGTCGTCGATCGAAAACTCGGTGACTTCCTCGTTGTTAAAGTAATCGAGGACATCCGAGTAAACGACCTGGGTGGTCTTTTGCTCCCGGCTGAGCGCTGCGGTCGCGGCTGCGAGCAGCACCAACAGGATCAAAACGTAAAGGCCAAAGCCTTTCATTTTACCTTTCAATAGGGGACACCTTCCTTTTTTTCTCAGCCATGGCATGCATCCCGACGTGCACCGCCCCTTGGGCTGCGCGTCGGTTTCAATCAGCCGCCATAGACTTCGGGCTTTAGAATGCCGATATACGGCAAATTGCGGTATTTTTCCGCATAATCCAGGCCATACCCCACAACAAATTCGTCAGGGATTTCAAAGCCAAGATAATCGATGGGAACTTCCACCCGATGACGCTCGGGTTTGGACAGGAGCGTACACAGGCGGATGGAGTTTGCGCCGCGCGCCTGCAATACCTTCATCAGGTAGCTGAGCGTCACGCCACTGTCCAGAATATCTTCCACGATGATGAGGTCGCGTCCCTCGATCTTCTGGCCGATATCCTTGATGATCTGCACCTCGCCGCTGGTCTTGGTGCCCTGGCCATAGCTGGACACGACCATAAAATCCACGTTGCAAGCCGTATCGATCTTGCGGGTGAGGTCAGCCATGAACACATAGCTGCCCTTGAGTACGCTGACAACCAGCGGATTTTTACCGCGGTAATCGGCTGTAATACGGGCGCCCAGTTCTGCCACCTTGTCGGCAAGCTGTTCTTCGGTAAACAAGATTTCCTTGATATCGTTTTTCATATTCCTTACCCCTCAAACTGTATCTCGAAAATGGCGCCGCCCTGTGGACGGCGGCTGATGTCTATCCCGACGCCCTGCACTGCAATCAGACCGTTTTGGTCGGCCAGCACAGCCAGGTGATCCCGCCGGGCGCTTGGAATTTTTTTGTCGATCAGCAGCTTTTTTAGTGTTTTACTGCCCCCGTGCTCGGTCAGCCGCAGGCGGTCGCCTGTGCGCCGGGTACGTAGAATGCAGGTAGACATGTCTATTGTATCACAACCAACGCAAAAAGTATTGAATGATTTGTAAAAAACCTGATTTTTTTCAAGCCGCCGAATGGATACCCGCAAATCCGCGGTTTCAAACGTGCCGCAGCCGCGCACCGGCACGGCATCGGGTACGATTTTGGGCTCCAAAACGCTATTTTCCAGCTTCAAAAGCCCATATTCCCGCCGGGCTACGAAACCAGCGGGTAGATTGACCCATGCCGATGGCCGAGGGTTTTCAAGCAAAGCTTCAAGTGCACGAATATGCCGCGCGGTAAAATCCCGCCGCGGCACACCGCGGGCGGCGCAAAGCTGCCGCAGGGCGCGAGTTCGCAGCGCCGGATGGGCGTCCCGCAAGAGCTCAACCTGCCAGCCGTCCCCCTGCGCGGCCTTCGCCAAAAGCTTCGCCGCTTGCTGTTCCAAAAAAGCGTCGTCCTGCCGCAGCCGGGCGCTGAGCGCCCCGGCGTTGTGCACCGCTCCCGGATGCACCTCCAAAAGCGCGGGGATGACTGTATGGCGGATGCGGTTGCGGGTGTGCTCGTCGGAAGCATTGGTGCTGTCGGTTACAAAATCCTGACCGCGGGCGGCCAAAAAGGCTTCGACCTGCGGCCGCATACAGCCGAGCAGCGGCCGGATGACCGTACCTCGCACAGGCGGGATACCGGCCAGGCCGGCTGCGCCGGTTCCGCGTGCTAGATGGAACAGCATGGTTTCCAGGTTATCATTGGCCGTGTGAGCGGTCGCGATCTTATGCCCCCTCGCCGCCCGTTCCAGGGCGGTATACCGCACTTCGCGCGCGGCGGTTTCGATGCTCTGCCGGTGCGCCTTGGCATAGGCGGCGGCATCCACGTACTGGACATCCAGTTCGATGCCATACGCGCGACAAAAGTTGCGGCAAAACTGTGCGTCGCGGTTGGCTTCGGCGCCGCGCAAACCATGATGCACATGGCAGGCATGCACCGGATACCCAAGTTCCCGTAGCGCCAAGGTCAGCGCCACCGAATCGGCGCCGCCCGACAGGGCGACCAGCACCGGTTCGTCCGGGACGAGCATGTGGTTTTCTGCAATCGTCTGCGCAATGGTCCTTAAAAATTTATCCATGGACGCGGTCCTGGCTCGAGAACGTGGTATATTGGCCAATCCATTGCAGGTTGACCGACCCGGTCGCGCCGTGACGGTTCTTGGCAATCAGGATTTCGGCTACGTTTTTGTTCTCGCTGTCGTCGTTGTAATAATCGTCGCGGTAGATGAACAGGACGATGTCGGCGTCCTGCTCGATGGCGCCCGATTCACGCAAGTCACTGAGCATGGGCTTTTTGTCGGCACGCTGCTCGGCCGCACGCGAAAGCTGCGACAGACAGACGACCGGTACATTCAGTTCCTTTGCCATGATC
Proteins encoded:
- the ftsH gene encoding ATP-dependent zinc metalloprotease FtsH, encoding MKGFGLYVLILLVLLAAATAALSREQKTTQVVYSDVLDYFNNEEVTEFSIDDNVLHATLKNGQKIQYTIADLNWFYYDLGDTILEQQQDGTLKKIDYTTREIPWWMGMVPYVIIIVLMGLFWYFMMNKQEGGGRGPMQFGRARAKLAQDDKRKVTFQDVAGADEEKAELQEIVEFLKNPQKFVQIGARIPKGVLLVGPPGTGKTLIAKAVAGEAGVPFLSISGSDFVELYVGVGASRVRDLFEQAKKNSPAIVFIDEIDAVGRQRGAGLGGGHDEREQTLNQLLVEMDGFGANEGVIIIAATNRPDILDRALLRPGRFDRQVYVGAPDVKGREQILRVHARNKQFDPDVNFDSIAKGTVGMTGADLENLLNEAALLAARRNKKLITNDEIEDALLKVEMGPEKKSRVVSDKKKRIVAYHEAGHAVSHHAMGTLDPIHYITIIPRGGAGGFTMWRPQEEGGLETKTYFEDSIVTALGGRVAEKLIFDEITTGASGDIRQATAMARAMVVNYGMSDKIGTVDYGDSGEVFIGRDFGATHSYSETKAAEIDAEVHRIIQEAYDRCTKILTDHDKQLHDVAEYLLRNETMDGETFVKIFNGEEVPDKIASAATEEELNHAPAGVNDQPVDQPQSESTADDTSAQDDKTE
- the thrB gene encoding homoserine kinase, with the translated sequence MIEVKVPATSANMGSGYDSIGIALDLYNVIQMEESDHIDISDVAGASIPTDESNLIYQCAKKVYDICGKPLKGLKIVEQCDIPQTRGLGSSSACTVAGILGANALLGNPLDRENIIDLAASIEGHPDNSTPAILGGFCVALLEYGKVWSVRVPMNGQVDFITFIPDFELSTEKARAALPQTIHHHDAVFNLARAALLAGSLTTGKLENLGVAMGDCLHQPYRFDLIPDGREVMHAAKAMGALGAFISGAGPSIIAVVASHDKTYLSRAQMYCEQNFPHWKPIRLVCDEVGAVVRTVS
- a CDS encoding helix-turn-helix transcriptional regulator, translating into MQNNIKELRKARGLRQEDFARLLGVSRQTVVAMENNKYDPTLALAMRVARLLEQPVESIFFLEE
- the tilS gene encoding tRNA lysidine(34) synthetase TilS, with the translated sequence MDKFLRTIAQTIAENHMLVPDEPVLVALSGGADSVALTLALRELGYPVHACHVHHGLRGAEANRDAQFCRNFCRAYGIELDVQYVDAAAYAKAHRQSIETAAREVRYTALERAARGHKIATAHTANDNLETMLFHLARGTGAAGLAGIPPVRGTVIRPLLGCMRPQVEAFLAARGQDFVTDSTNASDEHTRNRIRHTVIPALLEVHPGAVHNAGALSARLRQDDAFLEQQAAKLLAKAAQGDGWQVELLRDAHPALRTRALRQLCAARGVPRRDFTARHIRALEALLENPRPSAWVNLPAGFVARREYGLLKLENSVLEPKIVPDAVPVRGCGTFETADLRVSIRRLEKNQVFYKSFNTFCVGCDTIDMSTCILRTRRTGDRLRLTEHGGSKTLKKLLIDKKIPSARRDHLAVLADQNGLIAVQGVGIDISRRPQGGAIFEIQFEG
- a CDS encoding sodium-dependent transporter, whose amino-acid sequence is MNHSPQNGTFSSKLGFVLAAVGSAVGMGNIWMFPYRTGQYGGAAFLIPYCLFVVLFGIIGLSGEFAFGRLTGTGPIGSYDHALRSRGKKGGAILGAIPLFGSLGIAIGYSVIVGWVLRTLVGAASGSLMQTEPETFFAQMTGAFGSIPWHLAVILITILVLIGGISSGIEKVNKIMMPTFFVLFVVIAVRVAFLPGALDGYQYLLVPRWEYLANVDTWIMAMGQAFFSLSVTGSGMIIYGSYLSKKENILHSAGMTALLDTCAAMIAGFAIIPAVFAFGLDPQSGPPLMFHTLPRVFQQMPAGRLFAVLFFLSVLFAGITSLANMFEVCAEAAQRHLKLKRQYAVLLVGAAAFAVGLFIEQEASLSRWMDIITIYVVPIGAVLGATMIFWVLGLKAIKPELQLGRQKPIGKVFDFFAKYIYVPVAALVVILGIVKGGIG
- the hpt gene encoding hypoxanthine phosphoribosyltransferase encodes the protein MKNDIKEILFTEEQLADKVAELGARITADYRGKNPLVVSVLKGSYVFMADLTRKIDTACNVDFMVVSSYGQGTKTSGEVQIIKDIGQKIEGRDLIIVEDILDSGVTLSYLMKVLQARGANSIRLCTLLSKPERHRVEVPIDYLGFEIPDEFVVGYGLDYAEKYRNLPYIGILKPEVYGG
- a CDS encoding homoserine dehydrogenase, which produces MVKVAVLGHGTVGSGVYEVFDMNAERIARAVGEPVEVKYVLDLRDFSHLPYGHKFVSDFSVIENDPEVTVVAEVMGGVGAAYEFTKRCLLAGKSVCTSNKELVATRGEELLQIAKEKNVNYLFEASVGGGIPVIRPMLQCLAANEILEIRGILNGTTNYILSEMIHKGVSFEDALKQAQANGYAEKDPTADIEGHDACRKISILSDLAFGDKFDPNEVSCEGITKITLQDVEEAGKLGYVIKLIGRAVRCDDGTAYAYVAPHLIPKEHPLAAVEDVFNAIMIDGNATGDVMFYGKGAGKLATASAVVADMMDAMAHREKRRPVEWGDGSKHLLRPLGTLESKWYVRKDGQAAEITGPMTTDEAQTKFADAAAMMRVL
- a CDS encoding aspartate kinase translates to MSLIVQKFGGTSVANTERIFNVADIATSAYKEGNQVVVVVSAQGDTTDDLIAKAAEINDRPSKREMDVLLSTGEMISMSLLAMAIQKMGYPVISLTGWQAGVETDINYSEARIRKVTAERIRSELDRNRIVIVAGFQGINKQDDITTLGRGGSDTTAVAIAASLDADLCQIYTDVDGVYTADPRLVPDAHKLSAITYDEMLELASLGAQVLHNRSVEMAKKYNVDLEVISSFTRNPGTKVKEGSNMEKMNVSGVARDNNCARVAIINLPDEPGVAFRVFSLLSKRKINVDIILQSVGQDHHKSITFTIPESCAEEAEKVLRENQENLGFEDLSVNTAVAKVSIVGAGMASNAGVAAKMFEALASAGINIRMISTSEIKISVLINEEDSDKAVKAIHAKFFNV
- a CDS encoding ACT domain-containing protein translates to MDTDTKYYLVERTLLPEVFRKVVKANAALHTGRVKTASEAAQSVGLSRSAYYKYKDGIRPFYEAAHNRTINFHLMLVDRPGVLSNILGLFARVGANVLTINQSIPIGGQAAVTIAARTAEMKCTVESLMERAQALDGVFRVVILASE